The Streptomyces sp. NBC_00236 DNA window TAGAGCATCTGACTACGGATCAGAAGGTTGCAGGTTCGAATCCTGCCGAGTGCACACAGGTCAAAGGCCCCCTGGACATCGTCCAGGGGGCCTTTGACATCAGCGGGTGACATCAACGCGCCCGGAATCCGGGATCACGCGTCGTCGTCGGACTCCGTCTCCTCATCTTCTTTGCTGCCGAACTCCAACGCGTCGTCCATGCTCTCTGCTGCTGCCCGCAGCGTCGTGTCCATCACGTGCGCGTAGGTGTCCAGGGTCATGGTGATGGTGCTGTGGCCGAGCGTCTCCATGATCGTGCGAGCGTCGACCCCTTGCGCCAGCAGCAGCGACGCGCAGGTGTGGCGCAGGTCGTGCACGCGTACCCGCCGGACCTTGGCGTCCCGGCACAGGATGGTGAGCATCCTGTTCAGGCCGCGGGGGTCGGTGACACGGCCCGTCACCGTGGTGAAGATGAGGCCCTTCGGGTGCTCGGGCACCGGCTGCCACTTCGGGCCGGCCACCTTGCGCTCCCGTTCCTGCCGGTCGCGGTGCTCGGTGAGCGCCTGCACGCACCCCTTCGACAGAGCGACCGTGCGCACGGACCGTGTGGTCTTCGGTGTGCCGAAGATCAGCTCGCGTCGGATGCGCTGCACGTTCCGCCGCACACGTAGCTGACCGCCCGCCAGGTCAACATCGGACCAGGTGAGCCCCAGGGCCTCTCCTCGACGTAGGCCAGTGGAAATGAGTAGCAGCCACAAGGCGTGCAGGCGGTGGGACTGGGCGGTCTTGAGCAGCATGCGAACTTCGCCGGTGTCCAATGGACGTACCTCCTTGGCGTCGACTGTCGGTGTCTCCACGATCCGTGCGACGTTCCGGGCGATCAGTTCTTCGCGCATCGCCTGCTGGAGCGCGGACCGGAGAACCGCGTGGATGTACTGCACCGTTCGGGCCGACGGCCGGCGCTTACAGCAGCGACCGACCGCGCAGCAGTTGCGCTTGCCCTCCAGCCTCTCCTTGTCCGCCCCGCGGAGGCAGCAGAGGCACGAGACCTTGAACTCTGCGAGGAACCGCCGCACGTCTGCCGGAGACAGCCGATTGAGCTTCTTCTTTCCGAGCGCGGGGCGGATGTAGAGGCGTGACAGCCCCTCATAGCTGTTCAGCGTCGCGGGCTTGAGCCGCTCAGGCGCGACAGTGGCCAGCCAGTAGGTGAGGTAGTCCCCGAACGCCATCGTGGACGACGCGGCCGGAATCCCTTGCCGCGTCTTCTCCTGCAATTCGGTGAGCTTGCCGGCCACCTCGTCTCGGGTCTTCCCGTAGACGAACTTTCGTACCCGGGTGCCATCGGGGCGGTAGACGTAAGCGGCTGCGTGGTACCGACCGTCTTTGCGCTTCGTGATCGTTCCTTCGCCATTGGCGCGACGCTTGGCCATCAGGCGGCCTCCTCGACTTGGAGCTGGATGTAGGTGTTCAGGGCGTCGACGGGGACGCGGCGGGCGCGGCCGACGGTGAAGCTCTTGAGCTGCTTGGAGCGGAAGAGGTCGTAGACCTTGCTGCGGCTCAGACGCAGGGCCTTCATCACCTCGGGGACCGTCAGGGTTTCGGGCGCGGTGGAGAGTGGCGTACGCATCGGGTCGCTGCCTCCTTGGCAGGGCATACGGGGGCCCGGGGCCCCTTCCTGTCAGGTCCGCTACCTCCGCTACCTCCGCTACCGCCCTGGTCAGGGGCGTGATCGAGGTAGCGGATGAGGTAGCGGTAGCGGATGGAATCCGCTACCGGCCCCGCCCCTGCTGGGGCCGCGGCGGGTAGCGGGTAGCGCTCAGGTAGCGGACGGGAAGAGCGTTGCCGCTACCTTTTCGGGGCCGCTGACCTGCGAGGTAGCGGAGGTAGCGGAGGTAGCGGCTCCTGAGGGGGGTGGGGGGCAGTACCGCTCCCACGCGTCGTGGAGATCGAGCGCGTAGTAGCCCTTCAGGACGGTCCCGGCGGTCTTGATGTTGCGTGCCTTGACCGGGGTGTTGTCGAGGGTCATGTACTCCCCGAGCATCTTGGCCAGGCCCCGGGAGTCGAGCGGCCGGCCGCTCATGTCCGCCCACGGCGCTTCGTCCAACGCGCACAGCCGATCCAGGATCGCGACCGTCGGCATCCGGTCAATGCCCGCCATGACGTGATCACGAAGGTCGGTCAGCAGGCGGATACCCAGACTGCCTTTGTCGTCGGCCCTGGCCGCGTTGACCAGCTCCACGCACGCGGTGCGGGCCCGGTCGGGCCAGTCGCCACCGGCCGCGTCCGCGACGGAGAGCAAGGGCTCCCACACATCCGCGGGCCGGTCGGTGACGCCTTCGGGCATCTGCGGCCACCGGCCGGCGATGTCCTCGCGGACCTGCTCGGCCCACTGCGCGAGCCGCTCCCGCAGTTCGTGTCCCTCGGCCTCATGGAGCCGAGCCCGGAACGGCTCGGCCTTCTCGTTCCTGGCCCGACGCCGCATGCGGATGATGACGGAACGGGTGGTGATGGTGTCCGGCAGATAGCCGAGCCCGGCCACGGCAACGGCGGTATAGGAAGGAAACTCCACCACCGTCTGATTACCGCCGTCACCAACGCACCGGTAGGTGACTCCAGAGCGGCGGTGACCGGCGTTCAGAAAGCCGCGCAGCTCCTCGTTGTCCCCGGCCTTGGGACCAAAGACGGTATCGATCTCGTCGAACAGGATCGTGGGCCGTCCAGCCGGATCGGAGACCGACCGGAAGAGCGCGGCGGCCCGCGCGTTCACCGCCAGCATCGGACGCGGCACCAGCGTCTCCACCACCTCCAAGGCCCGGGACTTACCCGAGCCCGGTTCCGGGGAGAGGAACGCGAGACGCGGCGTGGAGTCGAACGCGTCCAGGAGGTGCGCGTGCGCGTCCCACAACACGACCGCCACGTAGGCGGCCTCGCGGGGGAACACGTTGAACCGGCGGTGGAACGTCTCCACTTCGGCGAGCAGTGCAGCGCCGTCGATGGGGGCCGTGGTCTGTGCGGTGGCACTCATGCGGCGGTCCTCCTGGACTGGTCGGGGGCGTTGTGGGGGCACTGCCCGACGTGTGCGCGGGTGGTGAGTTCGGTGACGGCCTTTCGGCCCCGGGCCCGTTCGTGGTGGCCGCAGGTGCACAGCCAGTCGGCGACGGGCATTTCGTTGCGGCCGATCCCGCGCACGGTCAGACCGGGCTGGATGCCGGACACGGTGACTGTGCGCGGGTCAGGGAGAACAGCAATGCGGACGCCTTCGGCGACGACCTTCGCCGCACCACTGCCGGATGCACCCGGGGCCGGTTCGGCGATGCTGCGGTGGGTGGGGGGCGGGAGGCCTTCCAAGCGGAGACGAGGGCGGGTACTCATGCCGTCTCCCGGGGCCGGGCGGTGCGGATGGAGCTGTCCAGGGCGCTGCGGATCGTGGCGCGGCACTCAGCCGGGGTGAGCCCCCGGGTCTCGCCCGCCCCTTGGAAGGCCGCTTCAACCTCGTGCCGGGCCAGGTCGCCCCACGCGACGAACCGCCCCACTTTGAACGCGCACCGGTTGAGCGTGTTGTTGCCCTGCTTCTCCGGAGCGGTGACGACGCGGTTGCACTCCCGTTCCAGCGCGGCGCGTCCGGCGCGACTGCCACTGACAACCGGTACAACCAGCGAGACGACCGGTGTGGATCGGGTCGGTTGGAGCAGGGCCAGCAGCCACCCGGGGAGAGGGGCGACCGGCGCCGGGTCAACCACCGCGTACGGGCCTGCGGTTGTGGTGCTGCCTGCGGCGACGACGTACCCGCCCCATGCCCTGGTGTCGACCAGGGGTGCGAGGGTTCCGGCGGTGTTCCCGAGCCGAACCATGTCCGGGGCGGTGAAGTACAGGTGGTGTCCGCTGCTCGCGGTCCGGGTGCGGTAGGTGGTGGGGACGGGCTGTCCGGCGCGCTCGCAGAGCGCTCCAAAGGTCGTCACGCCGGAAGGCGTGTCCGTGTTGCTGTTGGGCTTGGGCATGTCGAGGTCGACGACGACCAGCCCGGATGGGCCGGTGGCGATCCCGATGTTGAACGGGCGGTCGGCCCAGGCCCGGCGGATGCGGTCCGGGTCGACCGTGGCCCGGTCCTCCCACTTGCGGTGCCCGTCGGCACAGTCGGCGAGGCGCTGGCAGGCGGTCTCTCCGTGGAGGGCGGGGCGCTTGTCGTCAGGGCGGAGGGGGAAGACGTGCCAGCCGCGTTCGGCTGCTCGTAACGCCGCTTCGAGCAGCGTGGTGGTGCGGTGGTGGGTCATGCTGGGTGTCTCCAGTTCTCTGTTGTGGATGGCTGGACGACGGCGGCCCCGGACTTTGCCGAGACGGGGGCCGCCGTCGGCGTAGCTAGTCGCAGGTGCAGTCGGGGTATTCGCTGCTGCCGTCCGCGCCGCATCCGCAGCAGTGCGGGTAGAAGTAGGGCTCGGTGCCGTCGGTGGGGTCGCACCGTTCGCAGTCGAGGTACTCGGGTTCCTCGGCCGCGTCGTGGTCGTCGTGGTCGGTCTGGGTGTTGGTCACGCGTGTTCCTCTCGGGTGGGAATGTGGCTGTGGAGGGGTGCGGGCAGGTGGCGGGCGCCCCCCTTTACCGGCCTTACCTTGCAGGTCAGGGGCCCTTACCTCCCCCTCTACCGGGGTAAAGGGCCCCCTCTACTCCGCAGCCCCTGCCGAACGGGCCGGGACGGGGCGTGGCGGGAGTGTCCGGCGGGGGTGAGGTAGCGGGGGACCCCTCTACCTGCCGGTGCTGAGCAGGATCTCGGCGGGCACGGCGGCCTCGATGTCGCGGCGCTGGTATCCGGCACCGTTGGAGCCGCTGATCTTGACCTGCTTGCTGGTCCGCTTGACCCCGGCGGCTTCGAGTTCGGATGCGAGCTGTTCGGCGTTGAAGTCGCCGTAGACGTCCTCGTCGAGGTTCACGAGACCGTTGAGCAGGTCGGTGGTGAACATGCGCGGGCTGTGGCGCATGACTTCGAGCGCGTCCGAGACGATCGGCGGGACGGTGACGCCGGCCGCGTCAGCGGCGGCGGTCACGTCGCCTGCGGCCTGTCCGGTGAGCTGTCCGGCCTGCTCGCGCAGGACGCGGCCCTTGCGGCACAGTCCGGCGAATGAGGGGCCGTCGAGGTAGTCGGCCCGCACGGTGACGTACGAGGCGGGTCCGGTGACCAGGACACCGACACCCTTGTGTTCCTCGGACAGGACGGAGGCGTCGGCGCCTTGGGCGGCCTTGCCCTTGCCGAGGACCATGTCGCTGCTGGCCCGGTCGACGACCTGTGTCGAGTAGCGGATGGTGATGATCTCGCGCAGCTTGGTCGGGACGCTGTCGGCGTCGGGGCGCTGGGAGGCGAAGTTGGACACGAACCCGGCAGCCGGGCCGCGTCGGGCGATGCGGCACAGGTCGTTGATGACCTGCTCGCGGTCCTCCCGTTCCATCGCGGTGAAGTACTCCTGCAGTTCGTCGATGGTCACGAAGATGACCGGCACGTTGTACTTCGCCACGATCTCCGGCGTCAGCTTGCCTTCGGGGCACACGGACGTGGGGAGGTCCCGCAGCAGGGCGAACCGGCGTTCCATCTCCACCAGGAGTTCGGCGAGCATCGCCTTCAAGGCTTCGATCGCGTCGTCCTCGGCGCCCATGACCAGGCAGTGCGCGACGGCCTTCATGGGCATCCAGTCCGCGCCGCCCTTCCCGTCGGCGACGTAGTGCCGCACGAACGGGTCCAGCAGCCCGGCAGAGGTCAGCAGCCGCTGGGAGAACGTCTTGCCGCGGCGGGGCAGGCCGCCGAAGAACATCGACTGCCACATGACGGGGATGTTCACCCGCACGCCGCGGGCGTCCTGGCCGAAGGGGACCGGGTCCCAGATGGAGAACCGCTCGGCCGTCTCGAACGGCGACGGGTTCAGCGGTCCGAGGTAGGGGTCATCGTCGGCGACCCACATGGACACCCGGCCGGCGTTGCCGCCCTTGGCGGCGCGGACGCGGGACATGATGACCTGGATTTCATCGACCCCGAGTTCCTGCGCGATGACCTCGCGCTTGGCCAGCACGTCCGAGGCGGTCTTACCGCCACCCCGGGGAAGGTCGAAGATCACGGCCCAGCCACGGCCGTCACGGACCGGGCCCATCGAGCAAGAAACACGCGGGCCTTCCTCGTCACCCCGGCCGCTTTTCAGGAGGCCGGCAGCGCGCAACGCGTCGTTGAGCTGCTGGGCGGACATGTCCACCCGCAGCGGCGGCGCACCCTGGTCCAGGAACTGGGTGTCCTTGCCCCTGCCCAGGTAGGCGAGCGGCGTCACGACCGCCCCGGCGATACCGGTCTGCAACAGCGGGTCGGCCAGCATGATGCCGATCGCGGCGGCGGCCACACCCACGGCGGCGGCACCGAACCGCCACCGACGGGACCGGGTCCGCTCCGCATGCGCGATCTGCAACCGCACCGCGAGTTCCACGTCCTCGGGCCGGGCCTTGCTCTGCGCCCGCAGCGCCTTCACTGCGGCGGTGTGGTCCTGCGCCGACAGCGTCGGCCACATCCCCACCGTGGCGCGGAAGAACCCGCGGGCGGCCAGCAGCACAGTCTTGACCAGATACTTCGGGGTGCGGACCGCGTGATAGCGCGAGTGCCACCACGTGAGCCGCACCAGGGCGGCGGCGTTGGCTTTGATGGACGCGGCCGACCGGGCCCACGCCGGCAGAACCGGCGCGTCCGGGACGGTCAGCCAGTCCGACAGCGGGTTGTCGGCACGGTCGACCGCCTCGACACCCGCCACCACCGTGGCGGTGTCGTCGGATGCCGGGGCGGTCTTGGTCAGGGGGTCGGGGCTGGGGCGGTGGTCGTCCAGGTGGTGCAGGGTGCCCATGTCGGGCCCCTCGGTGGCGAGTTCGGTCATGACGGGTTGTACTCCTGTCTCACTTCGGATGAGCGGAAGACGTGCAGGCGGTCAGCGCTCGGCCCGCAGCACGGCGCGCTCCGCGCGGCGCACGGCGTCCTCGGCGGCCTTGCGGGCCTGCCGGGCGGCGGGGCGGTCGGAACGGGGAGCGGTGCGCTCGGCGGCCTTCGCGTTGGCCAGGGTCTGGCGGGCATCTGCCTGCACCTGGTGCAGGGCCCGCAGCTCCTGCGCGCCACGCTCCGCGGCCCGCTGGTCGATCTTCTCGATCCGGGCCTCAAGGCGGGGGTCGACGCAGTCGGCCATGGCCTGGCGGAATCCCTTGCGGAACAGCCGGGCACGCTCACGCTTCTCGGCGGGGGTATAGCTCTCCACGGTGTCCTCCCAGGTGTCGGGCCGGGCTGTCCGGTCCTGCACCCGCCCGGAACGACGTCCGGGCGGACACAGGCACGTCAGCCACGGCCACGCCGGGCCCGGGACACCGACTTGGAGGCCGCCTTGCCCTCACCGCCCCCGATCGACTTCACGACGGTGACCACGCCCCACGCCATGACGGCCGCGAGGAACGCGAGCATCGCGAGGTTCGCCGCGATGGCGGTCAGGACACCGACCAGGAGCGGGCCGAAGTAGACGCCAGCCGCGACCGCCCCGGCACCCATGCCGGAACCGAGCGCGAGGCGCTGGACCGTGCGGTCGGGCGGGGCCTGGTGGATGTGCTGGACGATCTGCTGCGGCGCCTGCTGTGCGGGCAGGTTCGCGGCATCGGCGTAGGTGTACGTGCCGTCCGGGAGCTGAATCACGGTGAGTGCCCGGGGTGCGGGCAGGTTGGGGTCCATGCGAGTCCTTCCAGGTCAGGAAGTCAGCGGGGAGTCGTGACAGGGCACGCACATGCCGAGCGAGCGCGGGATGCAGTACCCGGCATCCCGGCGGCAGTTCGGGCAGGTGCGGCGGGCCCGCATGGCCTTGGCCAGCGCGGCGGCACGGCCCGGGGTCATGGGGCGTACCGGGCGGGCGAGGTCGATGCGGTAGAGGTAGGCGACCAGCGGTTCCCGCCGACGCCGGGGGCGGTGGAGTACGGCCGCGACGTCCTGTCCGCCGGGCCGCAACCCCAACGCCCGCAACTGCCGGCGGGTCGCATATCCGTCCGGGGCCAGGCGCCACCGGTATTCGGGCAGCGTGGCCATCACGCGACCGCGTCGACCGGTGCGGCCGAACGCTCGCCGCGCAGGGTGTCGCGCAGGACGCGGGCCTTTGCGGGTGAGGTGTGGACGGCCTTGCGGATGCCCTCGGCCGTCAGTTCCTTGACCGGCCAGTCGGCGGTGGCCGATCGGGCTTCATCGAGCAACTGATCGGCGGTGCGGGCCGGTCGGCTCGATCGGGCAGCGGCCGGTACGCGGCCGGTCGCCCGACGGGGACGAACCGACTCAGCGGCCACCGCCCGGACCGGGATCGACTCGACCGGCTTCACCAGGTCGATGACCACCGGGGCGGGCAGCGCCGGGCGCGGCTCGACCGTCGTGATCGCGACCGGAGTCGACTTTCCCAGGTCAGCCCTAGACCGATTTGTTGATGTATCGACCGATTCAATGGCCAGGGGCTCGATCGGTCGACGTCGCCGCAGCCAACCGGCACCGCGCTGCTGCGTACGGTCTGACGGGTGCTGGGCGTCGGTGAGAGCGGCGAGCGATCGAGCGGCCCGGCGGTGCAGCTTGGGTGTCATGCCGGGCGTGGTGGTGCCTGTCTCGATCTCCCATGCGTGAGCGAACGCGTCCTCGAAGGACAGCTCTCCGAACGGGGCAGCGGATACGAGCCGGTCGGCCAGGATCGCGATGGAGCGGTGCTGCCGGCGCCGTTTGCGGTCGTGGCGGCGACGGGCCTTGTCCTGAGCGTCGCCGGTCTTGGCCGACAAGGTCGTTACCCACTGCCGTACCTCGAACAGAAGCGGGCCCAGCAGCGTGACCGCGGCAAGCCCGATCCCCGCGGTCTGTGCGTCCGAAGGGGACAGGCCGGAGAGGTGGGTGCCGTAGGTGTAGTTGATGGACGCGGCGAACCCTGCCGCGCCGACCACGAGCGACCGCAGGAGCCACCGCACCCAGACAGGCAGCCCGCGTTCGTCGGCGTAGGCAACACCTGCCGCCATCACCCACGCCGCCCCCTCGATCGCCAGAGGCAACGGCAGGAGCATCGGCGAGATACCGGCGAAGTGCAGAACCTGAGCAGGCAGCGAACCGAGGGCCGACGCGGTGACCAGGCCGAGCGTGCCCTTGCGGTACACATTGCCCGCCGTCAGCGACGCCCCACGGGCCGCCCGGCGGGCCGCACGGGCCTGCGCTCGCGCATCCTTCGCCCGCCCCTTCTCCGCGAGCTGCTGCTCACGAAGCCGGGCCGCCCGCTCGTCGGCCACCTTCTCCCGCTCCGCACGACGCTCAGCCGCGGCGGCCTGATCGATACGACGCTGCTCGGCATCGGCCGCCCGGTCCGCGCGACGCTCTTCGCTGTAGGTGCTCATCGGCTACCGCCCCACAGCATGGGCCGGACCCGCACCGAGGCGA harbors:
- a CDS encoding tyrosine-type recombinase/integrase; protein product: MAKRRANGEGTITKRKDGRYHAAAYVYRPDGTRVRKFVYGKTRDEVAGKLTELQEKTRQGIPAASSTMAFGDYLTYWLATVAPERLKPATLNSYEGLSRLYIRPALGKKKLNRLSPADVRRFLAEFKVSCLCCLRGADKERLEGKRNCCAVGRCCKRRPSARTVQYIHAVLRSALQQAMREELIARNVARIVETPTVDAKEVRPLDTGEVRMLLKTAQSHRLHALWLLLISTGLRRGEALGLTWSDVDLAGGQLRVRRNVQRIRRELIFGTPKTTRSVRTVALSKGCVQALTEHRDRQERERKVAGPKWQPVPEHPKGLIFTTVTGRVTDPRGLNRMLTILCRDAKVRRVRVHDLRHTCASLLLAQGVDARTIMETLGHSTITMTLDTYAHVMDTTLRAAAESMDDALEFGSKEDEETESDDDA
- a CDS encoding helix-turn-helix domain-containing protein; protein product: MRTPLSTAPETLTVPEVMKALRLSRSKVYDLFRSKQLKSFTVGRARRVPVDALNTYIQLQVEEAA
- a CDS encoding DUF3631 domain-containing protein, whose translation is MSATAQTTAPIDGAALLAEVETFHRRFNVFPREAAYVAVVLWDAHAHLLDAFDSTPRLAFLSPEPGSGKSRALEVVETLVPRPMLAVNARAAALFRSVSDPAGRPTILFDEIDTVFGPKAGDNEELRGFLNAGHRRSGVTYRCVGDGGNQTVVEFPSYTAVAVAGLGYLPDTITTRSVIIRMRRRARNEKAEPFRARLHEAEGHELRERLAQWAEQVREDIAGRWPQMPEGVTDRPADVWEPLLSVADAAGGDWPDRARTACVELVNAARADDKGSLGIRLLTDLRDHVMAGIDRMPTVAILDRLCALDEAPWADMSGRPLDSRGLAKMLGEYMTLDNTPVKARNIKTAGTVLKGYYALDLHDAWERYCPPPPSGAATSATSATSQVSGPEKVAATLFPSAT
- a CDS encoding bifunctional DNA primase/polymerase, whose product is MTHHRTTTLLEAALRAAERGWHVFPLRPDDKRPALHGETACQRLADCADGHRKWEDRATVDPDRIRRAWADRPFNIGIATGPSGLVVVDLDMPKPNSNTDTPSGVTTFGALCERAGQPVPTTYRTRTASSGHHLYFTAPDMVRLGNTAGTLAPLVDTRAWGGYVVAAGSTTTAGPYAVVDPAPVAPLPGWLLALLQPTRSTPVVSLVVPVVSGSRAGRAALERECNRVVTAPEKQGNNTLNRCAFKVGRFVAWGDLARHEVEAAFQGAGETRGLTPAECRATIRSALDSSIRTARPRETA
- a CDS encoding cell division protein FtsK is translated as MTELATEGPDMGTLHHLDDHRPSPDPLTKTAPASDDTATVVAGVEAVDRADNPLSDWLTVPDAPVLPAWARSAASIKANAAALVRLTWWHSRYHAVRTPKYLVKTVLLAARGFFRATVGMWPTLSAQDHTAAVKALRAQSKARPEDVELAVRLQIAHAERTRSRRWRFGAAAVGVAAAAIGIMLADPLLQTGIAGAVVTPLAYLGRGKDTQFLDQGAPPLRVDMSAQQLNDALRAAGLLKSGRGDEEGPRVSCSMGPVRDGRGWAVIFDLPRGGGKTASDVLAKREVIAQELGVDEIQVIMSRVRAAKGGNAGRVSMWVADDDPYLGPLNPSPFETAERFSIWDPVPFGQDARGVRVNIPVMWQSMFFGGLPRRGKTFSQRLLTSAGLLDPFVRHYVADGKGGADWMPMKAVAHCLVMGAEDDAIEALKAMLAELLVEMERRFALLRDLPTSVCPEGKLTPEIVAKYNVPVIFVTIDELQEYFTAMEREDREQVINDLCRIARRGPAAGFVSNFASQRPDADSVPTKLREIITIRYSTQVVDRASSDMVLGKGKAAQGADASVLSEEHKGVGVLVTGPASYVTVRADYLDGPSFAGLCRKGRVLREQAGQLTGQAAGDVTAAADAAGVTVPPIVSDALEVMRHSPRMFTTDLLNGLVNLDEDVYGDFNAEQLASELEAAGVKRTSKQVKISGSNGAGYQRRDIEAAVPAEILLSTGR
- a CDS encoding DUF6251 family protein, translated to MDPNLPAPRALTVIQLPDGTYTYADAANLPAQQAPQQIVQHIHQAPPDRTVQRLALGSGMGAGAVAAGVYFGPLLVGVLTAIAANLAMLAFLAAVMAWGVVTVVKSIGGGEGKAASKSVSRARRGRG
- a CDS encoding RRQRL motif-containing zinc-binding protein, translating into MATLPEYRWRLAPDGYATRRQLRALGLRPGGQDVAAVLHRPRRRREPLVAYLYRIDLARPVRPMTPGRAAALAKAMRARRTCPNCRRDAGYCIPRSLGMCVPCHDSPLTS